One part of the Senegalia massiliensis genome encodes these proteins:
- a CDS encoding siderophore ABC transporter substrate-binding protein produces MKISKKITFILFGLVLIFTLGACSQEGEVVEKNEENVDSKDYNVTLEDEYGTVELTEIPEKVVVFDYGILDAINEMGYGDNVIGLPKKHAPEYLSKFKGDSYTDVGTLQEPNFEKIFELDPDLIIISARQASKYDEFKEVGNTAYMAIDGSNYMQSFKDNMKKLGKIFDDEEKMANSIKEIEEKVKELNTMAKESNKTGLYILANDGELSVYGPGSRFGILYDEFGIKPIDTDIESSTHGQKVSFEYILEKDPDILFVMDRSVIVGGDISAKQTLDNDIIKSTKAYKNENIVYLDSPIWYVASGGIEATNKMIEDVTQAFK; encoded by the coding sequence ATGAAAATCAGCAAAAAAATTACATTTATTTTATTTGGATTAGTATTAATATTTACTTTAGGAGCTTGTTCACAAGAGGGAGAAGTAGTAGAAAAGAACGAAGAAAATGTGGATTCTAAAGATTATAATGTAACTCTTGAAGATGAATATGGAACAGTAGAACTTACAGAAATTCCAGAGAAAGTTGTAGTATTTGATTATGGTATTTTAGATGCTATAAATGAAATGGGTTATGGAGATAATGTAATAGGCTTACCTAAAAAACATGCTCCAGAGTACTTAAGTAAATTTAAAGGTGATAGTTATACAGATGTAGGAACTTTGCAAGAACCAAATTTTGAAAAAATATTTGAGCTTGATCCTGATTTAATAATAATTTCAGCTAGACAAGCATCAAAATATGATGAATTTAAAGAAGTAGGTAATACTGCTTATATGGCAATAGATGGTTCTAACTATATGCAATCTTTCAAAGATAATATGAAAAAATTAGGAAAAATATTTGATGATGAAGAGAAAATGGCTAATAGTATAAAAGAAATAGAAGAGAAAGTAAAAGAGTTAAATACAATGGCTAAAGAATCAAATAAAACTGGGTTATATATTCTAGCAAATGATGGAGAACTTAGTGTGTATGGACCAGGTTCAAGATTTGGAATATTATATGATGAGTTTGGAATAAAGCCAATAGATACAGATATAGAATCTAGTACTCATGGTCAAAAGGTTAGTTTTGAATATATATTAGAAAAAGATCCAGATATTTTATTTGTAATGGATAGATCAGTGATTGTAGGCGGAGATATTTCAGCTAAACAAACCTTAGACAATGATATAATAAAATCAACAAAGGCATATAAAAATGAGAATATAGTATACCTTGATTCTCCAATTTGGTATGTAGCTTCTGGTGGAATTGAAGCAACAAATAAAATGATAGAAGATGTTACTCAAGCATTTAAATAA
- a CDS encoding ATP-binding cassette domain-containing protein — protein MIEIRNIDKSYGDKKVLSDVSLDINKKSITSFIGPNGAGKSTLLSIISRIIKDYEGEVIIDGRKLEDWNNKDLSKKIGVLRQTNNINIRLTIRELVAFGRFPHNQGRLTKEDDKFIDESIKYMKLEDIQNKYLDQLSGGQRQRAYIAMVLAQDTEYILLDEPLNNLDMKHSVEIMKILKEMVVDLGKTIIIVIHDINFASVYSDYILALKEGRVVEHNKTHNIINGYTLKDIYNLDITVTDINNKRLCVYF, from the coding sequence GTGATAGAAATTAGGAATATTGATAAATCATATGGAGATAAAAAAGTATTAAGCGATGTATCTTTAGATATAAATAAAAAAAGTATTACTTCTTTTATAGGTCCTAACGGTGCTGGAAAATCTACTTTGCTATCAATTATATCTAGAATAATAAAAGATTATGAAGGAGAAGTAATAATAGATGGTAGAAAACTAGAGGATTGGAATAATAAAGATTTATCTAAAAAAATAGGCGTTTTAAGACAAACAAATAATATAAATATTAGACTTACTATTAGAGAATTAGTTGCTTTTGGAAGATTTCCTCATAATCAAGGAAGACTTACAAAAGAAGATGACAAGTTTATAGATGAATCAATTAAATATATGAAATTAGAAGATATTCAGAATAAATATTTGGATCAATTAAGTGGTGGTCAAAGACAGAGAGCATACATTGCCATGGTACTAGCTCAAGATACAGAATATATTCTTTTAGATGAACCTTTAAATAATTTAGATATGAAGCATTCTGTAGAGATTATGAAGATTTTAAAAGAAATGGTAGTTGATTTAGGGAAAACTATAATTATAGTTATTCATGATATAAATTTTGCATCTGTTTATTCAGATTATATATTAGCATTAAAGGAAGGGAGGGTAGTAGAACATAACAAAACTCACAATATAATTAATGGTTATACATTAAAAGATATCTATAATTTAGATATAACAGTAACTGATATAAATAATAAAAGACTTTGTGTCTATTTTTAA
- a CDS encoding iron chelate uptake ABC transporter family permease subunit: protein MKENRKIILLIILALIFISLLLFIGVNEKNYSYAMSKRIPRILAIVMTGIAISTSSLIFQTITDNRILTPSILGLDSLYIFIQTSIVFLLGSSSKLIVNFNLNFLITILVMALFSTFLFKYLFKITGNNLMKLLLIGVIVGTLFESLSSFMQMIIDPNEFMHIQDKMYASFNVINKDILKVASIIIILSYIYIYKNIRKLDVISLGRNHAINLGINYDKLNTGLLIIVSLLVSVSTALVGPITFLGLLVANLAREYINTYKHTYLIITSCLLSIIFLVGGQFIVEKILNFGTPISVIINLVGGIYFIFLLVKENIK from the coding sequence ATGAAGGAAAATAGAAAAATAATTCTACTTATTATTTTGGCACTAATTTTTATATCTTTACTTTTATTTATAGGGGTTAATGAAAAAAATTATTCTTATGCTATGTCAAAGAGAATCCCTAGAATTTTAGCAATAGTAATGACTGGAATAGCTATAAGTACATCTTCATTAATTTTTCAGACTATAACAGATAATAGGATATTGACTCCTAGTATATTAGGATTAGATTCTTTATATATCTTTATACAGACTTCTATAGTTTTTTTACTAGGTTCTAGTAGTAAATTAATAGTAAATTTCAATTTGAATTTTTTAATAACTATATTAGTCATGGCTTTATTTTCAACCTTTTTATTTAAATATTTATTTAAAATTACTGGTAATAATTTAATGAAACTATTATTAATTGGAGTTATAGTGGGAACTTTATTTGAAAGTTTATCATCTTTTATGCAGATGATTATAGATCCTAATGAATTTATGCATATTCAGGATAAAATGTATGCTAGTTTTAATGTAATTAATAAAGATATATTAAAAGTAGCCTCTATAATAATAATTTTGTCCTATATATATATTTATAAAAATATTAGAAAGTTAGATGTTATTTCTCTCGGTAGAAATCATGCAATAAATTTGGGAATAAATTATGACAAACTAAATACAGGACTACTTATTATAGTGTCTTTATTGGTTTCTGTTTCAACAGCTTTAGTAGGACCTATAACATTTTTAGGGCTATTAGTCGCAAATTTAGCTAGAGAATATATTAATACTTATAAACACACTTATTTAATAATAACATCATGTTTACTGAGTATTATATTTTTAGTAGGTGGACAATTTATAGTAGAAAAAATCTTAAATTTTGGAACGCCAATAAGTGTAATAATAAATTTAGTTGGAGGAATATATTTCATATTTTTACTAGTAAAGGAGAATATAAAGTGA
- a CDS encoding ABC transporter permease yields MKKRYLVALLLMLSVVSIFIGAKDISIKNIFNLSEENLNIIILSRLPRLISIIFAGVSMSIAGLIMQQITQNKFVSPTTAGTINFAKLGILFSLIFFTSASSLNKMLLAFLFSVGGTFLFMFILRHIKVKNTVFIPLIGMMLGGVIDSITTAIAYRFDLVQSIGTWLQGDFSMIIKGRYEMLYISIPLLIIAVIYANKFTLAGIGEDFSINLGLNYKFVVNLGITIVALISAIVIVTVGRIPFLGLIVPNIVSLIKGDNMKNSIGYTALIGANFLLISDIVGRVIIYPYEVSISLTVGVFGSIIFLYLLIRGNQ; encoded by the coding sequence ATGAAGAAAAGGTATCTAGTTGCATTACTATTAATGTTATCTGTAGTTTCAATTTTTATAGGGGCTAAGGATATTAGTATAAAAAATATATTTAACTTAAGTGAAGAAAATTTAAATATTATAATTTTAAGCAGATTGCCAAGATTAATTAGTATTATATTTGCTGGAGTTAGTATGAGTATTGCAGGACTTATTATGCAGCAAATAACTCAAAATAAATTTGTATCTCCTACAACTGCAGGAACTATAAATTTTGCTAAATTGGGAATATTGTTTTCTCTTATTTTTTTTACATCTGCAAGCTCTCTTAATAAAATGCTATTAGCTTTTTTATTTTCAGTGGGAGGAACTTTTCTTTTTATGTTTATATTAAGGCATATTAAAGTAAAGAACACAGTATTTATTCCTTTGATAGGGATGATGTTAGGAGGCGTAATAGACTCTATTACTACAGCTATAGCCTATAGATTTGACTTAGTACAAAGTATTGGAACATGGCTTCAAGGGGATTTCTCTATGATAATAAAAGGTAGGTATGAAATGTTATACATAAGTATTCCTCTACTAATAATAGCTGTAATTTATGCTAATAAATTTACTTTAGCAGGTATAGGAGAAGACTTTTCAATAAATTTAGGTTTGAATTATAAGTTTGTCGTAAACTTAGGAATAACTATAGTTGCTTTAATCTCAGCAATAGTAATAGTAACAGTAGGTAGAATTCCATTTTTAGGATTAATAGTACCTAATATTGTAAGCCTTATTAAGGGAGATAATATGAAAAATAGTATAGGATATACTGCTTTAATAGGAGCTAATTTTCTTTTAATATCAGATATTGTTGGAAGAGTCATAATATATCCTTATGAAGTTTCCATAAGTTTAACAGTAGGTGTCTTTGGAAGTATTATTTTTCTATACTTATTAATTAGGGGGAATCAGTAA